A part of Macadamia integrifolia cultivar HAES 741 unplaced genomic scaffold, SCU_Mint_v3 scaffold741, whole genome shotgun sequence genomic DNA contains:
- the LOC122069865 gene encoding E3 ubiquitin-protein ligase ATL6-like gives MKNQLKQKQSHRSILDLFVPYPGTQYGLTYIYLFLMFQSLPSAAAQNTTQSPHSDPYSFSDYVFNPSTAGVLVVIIVAFFFLSFLSICIGQRSDTNNDERGVSRRGNRGLDPAVIDSFPTFAYSYVKGHKLGKGALECAVCLTEFEDEDTLRLLPKCDHVFHPECIDAWLSKRTTCPVCRANFAAVSGETSPISVHDTEVHSDGEIPSSELQGSENQQLFINVGPSPQAAAVAVAPSPSPEVIDRIPMQNRPARTKPPRPTFTGRFPRSHSTGHSVVQPGDDVERFTLRLPEDVRKQIMNMRHLNRTRSMVLFPRVGSSRKGNRTTGEGSSRGGKSMRGVIWEKPEGWIFSMTPPFFMRASPSRSAKGDALVTPRPKPLRLPLRVNMKADGTGPSLTRPPV, from the coding sequence ATGAAGAACCAATTGAAGCAGAAGCAGAGTCACCGTTCAATCCTTGACCTGTTTGTGCCTTACCCAGGAACCCAATATGGACTTACCTACATCTACTTGTTCCTCATGTTCCAGTCTCTACCTTCCGCGGCTGCACAAAACACTACTCAGTCTCCACATTCCGATCCCTATAGCTTCAGCGACTACGTTTTCAACCCTTCCACGGCCGGCGTTCTGGTCGTCATAATAgttgccttcttcttcttgagctTCTTATCCATCTGTATCGGCcaacgctctgataccaataacGATGAAAGAGGAGTTTCACGAAGGGGAAATCGAGGTCTCGACCCTGCTGTGATCGATTCTTTCCCCACCTTCGCTTATTCTTACGTGAAAGGTCATAAATTGGGTAAAGGAGCTCTCGAATGCGCCGTGTGCTTAACCGAATTCGAAGACGAAGATACGCTTCGATTGCTTCCTAAGTGTGACCATGTATTCCATCCTGAGTGCATCGATGCTTGGTTGTCTAAGCGCACAACTTGCCCAGTCTGCCGAGCCAACTTCGCTGCTGTATCGGGCGAAACATCTCCAATATCGGTACATGATACAGAAGTCCACTCGGATGGAGAAATCCCATCATCGGAACTACAGGGTTCAGAGAACCAGCAACTTTTCATTAACGTGGGCCCATCACCACAGGCTgcggcagtggcagtggcacCGTCACCATCACCGGAGGTAATTGATCGGATCCCAATGCAAAATCGGCCGGCTAGAACTAAACCGCCGAGGCCGACATTCACGGGGAGATTTCCGCGGTCGCATTCGACGGGGCACTCTGTGGTTCAACCGGGAGATGACGTCGAGCGGTTCACCCTTCGGCTGCCGGAGGACGTGAGGAAGCAAATCATGAATATGAGACATCTGAACCGGACTAGGAGCATGGTTTTGTTCCCAAGGGTAGGGAGTTCAAGGAAAGGTAACCGGACGACCGGAGAAGGGAGTAGCAGAGGAGGGAAATCGATGAGGGGAGTGATATGGGAGAAACCGGAAGGCTGGATCTTCTCCATGACACCACCTTTTTTCATGAGAGCCTCTCCTTCTCGATCAGCAAAAGGGGATGCTCTGGTGACTCCTCGTCCTAAACCCTTAAGGTTGCCCTTGCGAGTGAACATGAAAGCTGACGGAACTGGTCCGTCGTTGACTCGTCCTCCGGTTTGA
- the LOC122069858 gene encoding E3 ubiquitin-protein ligase ATL6-like, whose protein sequence is MTSEFKQKQRKQSRCSVLDLFGRNPAVQNGLPYIYLFLLFRSLPFAAADGGNESQPVNGFYGFGNSFNPSMGIILVVLISAFFFMGFFSIYIRQCSESRNGGSIRPNGETGVSRRVNRGLDPAVMETFPTFAYSYVKGHKLGKGALECAVCLNEFEEDDKIRLLPKCDHVFHPECIDAWLSNRTTCPVCRANLVPVAGETPATVVPLQDMEGDSNGEIPTSEPGVDVENQQVFINVLSEEPQVVPVVPAEVINQIPKQNRLPKSGSTKPRYTGRFPRSHSTGHSLVQPGENVERFTLRLPEDVRKQIMNMRHLNRTRSMVLFPRIGSTRRGYRTTGEGSSRGGKSMRGEIGEKPEGWVFSMTPPFLMRASSHRSPKMTGAGNVPMTPPRPKPSMSPLRVSLKADGTGPSMTRPPL, encoded by the coding sequence ATGACGAGCGAATTCAAGCAGAAGCAGAGGAAGCAGAGTCGCTGTTCGGTCCTTGACCTGTTTGGGCGTAACCCAGCAGTCCAAAATGGACTCCCCTACATTTACTTGTTCCTCCTGTTCCGGTCGCTACCGTTCGCCGCTGCAGATGGCGGTAATGAATCCCAACCTGTCAATGGTTTCTATGGTTTCGGCAACTCTTTCAACCCTTCCATGGGTATCATACTGGTCGTCCTCATAAGTGCCTTCTTCTTCATGGGCTTCTTCTCAATCTACATCCGCCAGTGTTCCGAGTCTCGCAACGGTGGAAGCATTCGCCCTAATGGCGAAACCGGAGTGTCACGAAGAGTAAATCGAGGTCTCGATCCGGCCGTTATGGAAACTTTCCCAACCTTCGCTTACTCATACGTGAAGGGTCACAAATTGGGGAAAGGAGCCCTGGAATGCGCCGTATGCTTGAACGAATTCGAAGAAGACGATAAGATTCGATTGTTGCCCAAGTGTGATCATGTGTTCCATCCTGAATGCATTGATGCTTGGTTATCTAATCGCACAACATGCCCAGTCTGTAGAGCTAACCTCGTTCCTGTAGCCGGCGAAACACCTGCAACTGTTGTACCGTTACAGGACATGGAAGGCGATTCGAATGGGGAAATCCCGACATCGGAACCAGGGGTTGATGTAGAGAACCAGCAAGTTTTCATTAATGTGCTAAGCGAAGAACCACAGGTGGTGCCGGTGGTGCCGGCGGAGGTAATTAATCAAATCCCAAAGCAGAACCGTCTACCGAAATCGGGATCGACGAAGCCGAGATACACGGGGAGATTTCCGAGGTCGCATTCGACAGGGCACTCACTGGTCCAACCGGGAGAAAACGTCGAGCGGTTCACCCTCCGGTTGCCGGAAGACGTGAGGAAGCAAATCATGAACATGAGACATCTGAACCGGACCAGGAGTATGGTGTTGTTCCCAAGGATAGGGAGTACCAGGAGGGGTTACCGGACGACCGGTGAAGGGAGTAGCAGAGGAGGGAAATCGATGAGGGGGGAGATAGGAGAGAAACCGGAAGGGTGGGTTTTTTCGATGACACCGCCTTTCTTGATGAGGGCTTCTTCTCATCGGTCACCGAAGATGACAGGAGCAGGGAATGTTCCGATGACTCCTCCTCGTCCTAAACCTTCTATGTCGCCGTTGCGAGTGAGCTTGAAGGCTGACGGAACTGGACCGTCGATGACTCGCCCTCCGCTTTGA